The window TCCATATCCATTAAAAGACCATACTGATGTGCTGTAGATAGAAATTCGGATAGTTCATCTTTTTCTAGGTATTTTTCCTCTATCGTGTTGTTCTCGATATCCTCAACCGTTAATTTTTTCACTGGAATGACAGATCCGGTGCAAGGGTTATCTCTTCTCATTTTTTCCTTGATGGCAAAGTTAAAAATCATATTTGCCGTAACATGAACACCTTCTATCGTTGTTTTGGCGTATTCTTTGTCGTCAAGGTCATTTAAGATGTTTTGATGCATACGTGGACTAACTTTATCAATATTCACTTTTGCAATGTATCGTAACAAGATTTTAATTTCTTTTTCCCTGACACGAACAGTACTGGCTTTAACTTTACCTCTAGAGTAGGTATTCAGCCACTCCAGTGCTACTTTTTCAAAGGGCAGATTTTTTATTTTTTTATCATCTATCCCGTGATCTGTTAGTTTTCTTATTGCTTCATCGACCTTTGCTTCAGCTTCTTTTTTTGTATCCCCACGTCTAGGTATCTGATTACGTTTCCCAGTGACTGGATCAGGTGGACCATCTTTAACACAAACCCATTTATAGCCCTGCTTGTTATTTGAATCAATTTTCCTAAAGTAAGCCATGGATATCTCCTCTCATTATAGGATCTCGTGTTTTTCTTTGTATCCTTGAAGGACCTCTTGTTTTTCATCATCTGGCCAGTCTAATTGATTAATAAACCTCTCAAATTTAGTATATTCATCGATATCGTCATCAAGATAGATAATACCTGGTTCTTCATGAACCACTGGTATATCTTCTAGCATTTTTATATACTCTCGGTGGAATAATTCACCTGTTACCCGGTTCTCGAACATTTCTAGTCGTTTCTTTGCAAAATCTATGGTTACGTTAAACGTATCAGCGATAAGATTAATTGTTTGTCCTTTCGTTCTAGGAAATTCAATATTCATCAACATAAAAGTAGGAATGCAAAAGTGATACATAAAATTATTTGCTTGATGCTCTTGGAGCTCAATAAAGCTTTCTGACATAATTAACTGATTTCCATTATGTCGCAAAGCATGACATAGCTCATGTCCAAACTCTTGCCATTGTTCTTGAGAGCTTAATCTCTCATCAATGATGACTTCTTTATGATAAAATCGACTGGAGATATCTTTAAATATCAAGCTCAATCCCATTCGAAACGAAATATCCAATAAATCAAGTTGGTGTGGGTGATAAATTTCTAATTTAAAATAAAAATCTTCGATCCAATCCTCAAGTAAAGTGGTTTGGTAGTCCATGGTTGCCTCCTGAAAAACGAATTTATGTTCGTTAATTGAGTGTGAAAATGACCAATTATCTTTTTGTTTAGTAATATAAAAATAAAATAAGAAGTACTTAAATATACTTTAGGAACATATGTTCTATATGCATTATATATTTTTATAACAAAATAAAAAAGACATTATTTGGTTGTAATCCAAATAATGCCGTAGTCTTTCTTTGACTATTTATTTTTTAGATAATAAAATGCTTCAAAGCCAATATACCCATCATGTTGTAGCCTTGCTACTACAATACCGGGGAGTATGTTTTGCGATAATGAAAATTCTTCGATACTTTTCTGATTAAATATTCCTAACTCAGTAAATTTTTTATAGTCTTTCTTGTCTATAAAAAAATCTCTTGCAAATTCATTAGCTTCATCTTCTTTTGTAGAAATCTTATTATCCAATTCTAATTCAGACTCAAATGTTATGATTGGTATATTTGGTTCATAATGCATTATTAGGTGTCCGATCTCATGCATAAGAGCAAACCAAACATGATCATGTGTTTTAAATCTTCCACTTAAATAAATAGCTGGATTTTTCTTATAGGTTGTAAGAGCACCTCTAACTTTACTGTTAACTACTGCATCACAAAAAACTAAATATATACCTAAGCGATTTAACAACTTTCTTGCGCTCTGCAAAGAGCTTTGATAATCGTTGTTTAAAGCAATTCTTTTAAATTTTTCCAATGAATTAATTAAGTTTGTTCTATCATATTTTTTATTTGACAAATCGCGGTTTTGAATTTCAACTTCTTCTCTTGCTAAATTCAACCAGATTGCAATTGATTCCTTTTCGCCACCATCTTCCATAAAATCAACACTCAGATTAGAATAAACGTCATCGAATAAACTATAATTACTTATACCTAGGAGCTTTAGCATTTCATTTGCTTGTTTTTTCAAATCCCAATCTAAACCTGCGAAAACAGTAGAAAATTTAAATCTTTTATCCAGTTCTATCAATTCTTTTTCTTTAAATTCTTTTTGATTTATTTCTTCCCTTTTTAGGTATTCTCTGTATTTGCTTTCATAATTTAACCAATAAGATGCGGGGACATTATGAAATATTTTTTCAAATTTAATAGCGATATCCTCAGTTAATTTAGTCTTTCCGTTCAAGAGATTAGAAAGATGTTTTTCACTAATTCCTAACCTCTTTGAACAATCTTTTTGGCTCATTCCAAGTTCATCTAGATATTCTTTAATAATTGCCCCAGTGTGCACGATAAAGTTCTCACCCATAATAATACCTCCTTTCTAGTGATAATCCTCTATTGTCAAGATTTCTATGTCACTAATTGTTTTGTGATCTTGTTCATCCCATTCTCCAACCGGTCTTAAAACAATACGGTAGTTCTTAGAAACAGCAATTCCCCAACAGTCTTCATACTCCCCAGTTAGTTTATGCCGACAAGGAGGGGGATCGTGAGAGATTTCCTCTAAATTATTCGCAGCTGTTAATTCAGACATCCTGTTAATAACATTTTTATAAAAAGCAGTATATTCTTTTTTAATTAAACGTTGATTTGTCAATATTCTCTCTAACTTATTAGAGGTGTAAATAATGTTCATCTTTATCCCCCTTACTCTATATATTGAAATTAACATAATTAACCTAACAGGTCAATTTCGCAGGTGTAGACTAACATCTAAAAAATATATATAATTGCGATAGTATAGGAGTGCATATTATGCAAAAGAATGATTATTTTGAATTTGCGAAATTATTATCAAATCAATATTTTACTTTTTTGAGTAATGAAACAATTAAACGTGAGGTTTTAAAAACATTCAATGGTCAATTGCCTTACGACCAGAATAATAGTGATTTAACACCAAGGGAGTTCTTAAATCAATTTATCTTACACTATTACCCTAATGAAACCTCTGTTAAATCTACATTCATAAATAATGTGCTTTTTAAAACAAGCAATCATGTTTCAATATTTGAATTGAATGTAGGCAAAAGTAGACTGGATTTATGTAAAATAAATGGTTGCAGTACTGCTTATGAGATAAAAACGGATTTAGATACCCCAATTCGCTTAAAACAACAAATGATAGATTATTTTCAGGTCTTTGAAAAAGTCTATTTAATTTGTTCAGTACAGAATCACGATTCAATGGTACCGTATATTCCAGAGGAATGTGGTATTTACACCTATTACAAAACCAATACTGGTAAATATGTTTTTAAAAAGAAACGTAACGCTGTATCTTCAACTAGCATATCTCCTCAAGCACAATTGTCTGTCTTAACAAAAAAAGATTTGAACACATTCTTTCAGTGTCCAAATCTTGAAACTAAAGATGCTATGATTGATGTAATAACTAGTTCAAAAACAAATAAAGAAATTAACAAAATTTTTAAATTCATATTAAAAACCAAGTATTATGACAAATGGAACTTTCTTGTAGAAAATAGTGATGAAATTTTAGAAATCGATTACCAATGGTTTTTTAAAAATTTATTATCACCTGAAATAGTGTACCTATAGGTACACTATTCTTGTGATTGTTGTTGTATATATCGTGTTAATGTTAGGTTATTCCAAGTTCCCCAGCTACCGAACGTTAATCCCATGTCTTTTATTCTTTTTATAGCCAGACAATGATTTTCTCTATCTAGGAGATTTAATCTTTGTAAAATTTCACTTCTAACATACTCATAACCTCTTACTCCTTTATCAGTATCATGGTTTACTACTGAGAAAAAAGCATTTTTTTCTTTTAAATAAATAAGTCCTAATGCCGATCCCTTCCCATTACTACCACCTTCTTCGGGTAGAGCGTCTTTTAATCCGCCAAAGTCCCCAAAGCCATCTAAATTATACTCTTTATATATATTTGCGACTTGATTATTAATTTTACCTGTGAATACTAAATTTTCGAAATCCCCATTTTTATGAGTTTGGGATCTAGGAGAATTAAGTAGAATTTTTTTTGCATCGGTTTCTAATTCCTGGAACTCCTCTAATTCTAAAAATTTTGAATCAGCATTCTTATCCCTTATATCTAACATGATGTAATCAGAGCTTCTTAGATGAGTCTCTAATAATTCTGCATATTCTTCTAGATAATAGTCCGTAATCCTAATTACGATAGACTGATTATTTAGTTTAAGGTCGTTTATAAATTTAATTAAAATATGAGGACCAATTTTAAATCCACTTTTTATGGAAATTACAGGTATAAGATTAGCGTAATTTCCAATCTCGAGCATTCTTTGTCTGTAGTAAGCAAAGTCCCTGCTTAATCTAAATGCTAATTCAATATTTTTATATGTCTTTTTTTTATCATATTCACCTTCACTAAATCGAAAGAATTCAATAAATGCTTTCTTACCGTTAAGACGTTCGTTAATTGCTTTTAGGGTAATTATGTCTGCTTCAGTGGGTGGTATTCCAATTCTATTTCTTCTTGTTTTGCCAGCTTTTTGCTCATATATAAACTTTCCAGTGTTCTCATCAATTTCATATTTTTTTTCATGCTCATCCTTAATAAGTTCAATTAGAGGAATCATTGAATCATTAAAATAACCATTCATATTTTTAATAACTATTAATTCTTCTTTACGATTTTTCATAATAGGTACATACATCTTACATCATCCTTCGTTGTTATTTATAACAAAACTATGAATTTAGTAAAAACGACCAATTAA of the Bacillus sp. 1NLA3E genome contains:
- a CDS encoding HigA family addiction module antitoxin, which encodes MGENFIVHTGAIIKEYLDELGMSQKDCSKRLGISEKHLSNLLNGKTKLTEDIAIKFEKIFHNVPASYWLNYESKYREYLKREEINQKEFKEKELIELDKRFKFSTVFAGLDWDLKKQANEMLKLLGISNYSLFDDVYSNLSVDFMEDGGEKESIAIWLNLAREEVEIQNRDLSNKKYDRTNLINSLEKFKRIALNNDYQSSLQSARKLLNRLGIYLVFCDAVVNSKVRGALTTYKKNPAIYLSGRFKTHDHVWFALMHEIGHLIMHYEPNIPIITFESELELDNKISTKEDEANEFARDFFIDKKDYKKFTELGIFNQKSIEEFSLSQNILPGIVVARLQHDGYIGFEAFYYLKNK
- a CDS encoding sce7726 family protein, encoding MQKNDYFEFAKLLSNQYFTFLSNETIKREVLKTFNGQLPYDQNNSDLTPREFLNQFILHYYPNETSVKSTFINNVLFKTSNHVSIFELNVGKSRLDLCKINGCSTAYEIKTDLDTPIRLKQQMIDYFQVFEKVYLICSVQNHDSMVPYIPEECGIYTYYKTNTGKYVFKKKRNAVSSTSISPQAQLSVLTKKDLNTFFQCPNLETKDAMIDVITSSKTNKEINKIFKFILKTKYYDKWNFLVENSDEILEIDYQWFFKNLLSPEIVYL
- a CDS encoding plasmid maintenance system killer protein, translating into MNIIYTSNKLERILTNQRLIKKEYTAFYKNVINRMSELTAANNLEEISHDPPPCRHKLTGEYEDCWGIAVSKNYRIVLRPVGEWDEQDHKTISDIEILTIEDYH
- a CDS encoding ImmA/IrrE family metallo-endopeptidase gives rise to the protein MDYQTTLLEDWIEDFYFKLEIYHPHQLDLLDISFRMGLSLIFKDISSRFYHKEVIIDERLSSQEQWQEFGHELCHALRHNGNQLIMSESFIELQEHQANNFMYHFCIPTFMLMNIEFPRTKGQTINLIADTFNVTIDFAKKRLEMFENRVTGELFHREYIKMLEDIPVVHEEPGIIYLDDDIDEYTKFERFINQLDWPDDEKQEVLQGYKEKHEIL
- a CDS encoding tyrosine-type recombinase/integrase, with the protein product MAYFRKIDSNNKQGYKWVCVKDGPPDPVTGKRNQIPRRGDTKKEAEAKVDEAIRKLTDHGIDDKKIKNLPFEKVALEWLNTYSRGKVKASTVRVREKEIKILLRYIAKVNIDKVSPRMHQNILNDLDDKEYAKTTIEGVHVTANMIFNFAIKEKMRRDNPCTGSVIPVKKLTVEDIENNTIEEKYLEKDELSEFLSTAHQYGLLMDMEIFYLLAFSGMRSGELCALKWTDVDFETNEIRITKTLYNPDNNMHKYELTPPKTKGSIRTFDIDDSIIDLLKAHKKNQAKIKMANRHKYPDYHDKNFIFCRENGYPFIQKNIIIRMNRLLKKTSIQKNATPHIFRHSHISMLAEAGIDINTIMKRVGHDDMKTTMKIYTHITDKMKKNATEKIKNHFGSILNLAKSQEM
- a CDS encoding beta family protein encodes the protein MYVPIMKNRKEELIVIKNMNGYFNDSMIPLIELIKDEHEKKYEIDENTGKFIYEQKAGKTRRNRIGIPPTEADIITLKAINERLNGKKAFIEFFRFSEGEYDKKKTYKNIELAFRLSRDFAYYRQRMLEIGNYANLIPVISIKSGFKIGPHILIKFINDLKLNNQSIVIRITDYYLEEYAELLETHLRSSDYIMLDIRDKNADSKFLELEEFQELETDAKKILLNSPRSQTHKNGDFENLVFTGKINNQVANIYKEYNLDGFGDFGGLKDALPEEGGSNGKGSALGLIYLKEKNAFFSVVNHDTDKGVRGYEYVRSEILQRLNLLDRENHCLAIKRIKDMGLTFGSWGTWNNLTLTRYIQQQSQE